In Candidatus Baltobacteraceae bacterium, one DNA window encodes the following:
- a CDS encoding PIN domain-containing protein, producing MRGVRNIRVGSSLAGAALRVLFAVIFGVTGFLLGREAYIHIFSLHFANEPMQIVLTILAPVVGAVIGVALAPIAQSFFEDELNLVENSIERLAPSELAGGAIGLIAGLIIAFLIRSILFEFISVTGKAGSYIAILLYIVVSIFAAFLGARVGAKMRIVPLAAPMGGNVTPKIVDTSVIVDGRIVEIIESGFLDGPLILPRFVLRELQQIADSTDSMKRTRGRRGLEVLNKMQELGIFEISERDYDDLKGAVDAKLVRLAQELGGKLLTNDYNLNRVAHVEGVAVLNINELANAVKPVVLPGEEMHVQIIRDGKEAHQGVGYLDDGTMIVVENGRRLIGEAVDVVVTSVLQTVAGRMIFARPKRELH from the coding sequence ATGCGGGGCGTTCGTAACATTCGCGTAGGATCGAGTCTCGCGGGAGCCGCGCTGCGAGTGCTCTTTGCCGTCATCTTCGGCGTGACTGGATTCTTGCTCGGGCGCGAAGCCTACATTCACATTTTTTCGCTGCACTTCGCAAACGAACCGATGCAGATCGTCTTGACGATCCTCGCACCGGTCGTCGGCGCGGTGATCGGGGTCGCGCTCGCTCCGATAGCGCAGTCGTTCTTTGAGGACGAACTCAACCTCGTCGAAAATTCGATCGAACGCCTCGCTCCATCGGAACTCGCCGGCGGCGCGATCGGCCTGATCGCCGGCCTGATCATCGCGTTCTTGATCCGCAGCATTCTCTTCGAATTCATCTCGGTCACGGGTAAAGCCGGGAGCTACATCGCGATCTTACTCTATATCGTGGTGAGCATCTTCGCCGCTTTTCTCGGCGCGCGCGTCGGTGCGAAGATGCGCATCGTGCCGCTGGCGGCGCCGATGGGCGGCAACGTGACGCCCAAGATCGTCGACACGTCGGTGATCGTCGACGGCCGGATCGTGGAGATCATCGAGAGCGGCTTTCTCGATGGCCCGCTGATCCTGCCGCGTTTCGTTCTACGCGAACTCCAGCAGATCGCCGACTCCACCGACTCGATGAAGCGCACGCGAGGCCGCCGCGGCCTCGAGGTGCTCAACAAGATGCAAGAGCTGGGGATCTTCGAGATCAGCGAGCGCGACTACGACGATCTCAAAGGCGCGGTCGACGCGAAACTCGTGCGGCTAGCCCAGGAACTCGGCGGCAAATTGCTCACCAACGACTACAATCTCAATCGCGTCGCGCACGTCGAGGGCGTCGCGGTACTCAACATCAACGAGCTCGCAAACGCCGTTAAACCGGTCGTGCTGCCGGGCGAAGAGATGCACGTCCAGATTATTCGCGACGGCAAAGAAGCCCATCAAGGCGTGGGCTATCTCGACGACGGCACGATGATCGTGGTGGAGAACGGTCGTCGCCTGATCGGCGAGGCCGTCGACGTGGTCGTGACGAGCGTTTTGCAGACGGTCGCCGGCCGAATGATTTTCGCCCGGCCAAAAAGGGAACTACACTAA
- the hemW gene encoding radical SAM family heme chaperone HemW, producing the protein MLGIYVHLPFCPYICPYCDFAKWPHRASSAARYLAALSAEIERERPRPAGSIFLGGGTPNTYEAQQIARLLTHLQTRFPTHGECEITTELNPELVRDGDLGAYRAAGINRVSIGVQSFAQAEIATLGRRHTPAQVEGVVGAARTAGMNSVSLDLIFAVPGQTPRSWHESLDAAIALGVDHISTYGLTVEEGTPYASWQQREPSAFFDDGAEAEFYEIAIETLERAGYEHYEISNFARPGHRCVHNENYWENGEYVGLGVGAASYIDGERSVHTRDLQAYLQAIDEATPIPSESEKLQGARRAGEAVMLALRTAQGVSLAGFKERYGLDFLDFYAPVVRRFAGDGLLLVDAERVRLTKRGRFVANDVCGAFVTFA; encoded by the coding sequence GTGCTCGGCATCTACGTCCATCTCCCGTTTTGCCCGTACATCTGTCCGTATTGCGACTTCGCGAAATGGCCGCATCGCGCGAGTTCCGCGGCGCGCTATCTCGCAGCGCTGAGCGCGGAGATCGAGCGCGAACGTCCGCGCCCGGCGGGCAGTATTTTTCTGGGCGGCGGCACGCCGAACACGTACGAAGCGCAGCAAATTGCGCGCCTCTTGACGCACCTTCAAACGAGGTTCCCCACTCACGGCGAATGTGAAATTACGACCGAATTGAATCCCGAGCTGGTGCGCGACGGCGATCTGGGCGCATATCGTGCCGCCGGTATCAATCGCGTCTCGATCGGCGTGCAGTCGTTCGCGCAGGCCGAGATCGCGACGCTCGGACGGCGCCACACGCCCGCCCAAGTCGAGGGAGTCGTCGGCGCGGCCCGGACGGCCGGGATGAACTCGGTTTCGCTCGATCTGATCTTCGCGGTACCCGGTCAGACGCCGCGATCTTGGCACGAGTCGCTCGACGCGGCGATCGCTCTCGGCGTCGATCATATCTCGACGTACGGTCTCACGGTCGAAGAAGGGACGCCGTACGCGAGCTGGCAGCAGCGCGAGCCGTCGGCGTTTTTCGATGACGGCGCCGAGGCCGAATTCTACGAGATCGCCATCGAAACGCTCGAGCGGGCCGGCTACGAGCACTACGAGATAAGCAACTTCGCCCGGCCGGGTCACCGCTGCGTTCACAACGAGAATTACTGGGAAAACGGTGAGTACGTGGGCCTCGGCGTAGGCGCGGCTTCGTATATCGACGGCGAGCGCAGCGTGCATACCCGCGATCTGCAAGCCTACCTCCAGGCGATCGATGAAGCCACCCCCATTCCGTCGGAGAGCGAAAAGCTCCAAGGCGCGCGACGGGCCGGCGAAGCGGTGATGCTCGCTTTGCGGACGGCGCAAGGGGTCTCGCTCGCGGGGTTCAAAGAGCGATACGGTCTTGATTTTCTGGATTTTTATGCGCCGGTCGTGCGCCGTTTCGCCGGCGACGGATTGCTGCTGGTCGACGCGGAGCGCGTTCGGCTCACCAAACGAGGCCGCTTCGTCGCTAACGACGTATGCGGGGCGTTCGTAACATTCGCGTAG
- a CDS encoding DegV family protein — protein MAIAIVTDSTSDIEPQRARALGIDVVPLFVLWGDRSYRDYVDLSRGEFYAKLASESELPTTSQPTAKMFEDAYAPHVEAGDEILVIAISAKLSGTINAARAAAQRFPTAKISIVDSQSVAGGLGMIVLHALESARAGASVDEIVATIEREKRAQRLYAILPDLSHLVRNGRIGKARAAIGTLMKIVPVLCLKDGAVAAEAQVRTLARAQETMLDLTMKNVDDVATSRFLVMHTNAPDAAERVRERLLERFGGAQPKLLEVLEAGPVIATHGGPGAVGIFSAQD, from the coding sequence GTGGCCATCGCCATCGTCACCGACAGCACGTCGGATATCGAACCGCAGCGGGCGCGAGCGCTCGGCATCGACGTCGTGCCGCTCTTCGTGCTGTGGGGCGACCGCAGCTACCGCGATTACGTCGATCTTTCGCGCGGCGAGTTCTATGCAAAACTCGCAAGCGAGAGCGAGTTGCCGACGACTTCCCAGCCGACCGCCAAAATGTTCGAGGACGCATACGCGCCGCACGTCGAGGCGGGCGACGAAATCCTCGTTATCGCCATCAGCGCCAAACTCTCCGGCACGATCAACGCAGCGCGCGCCGCCGCGCAGCGATTCCCAACGGCGAAAATCTCGATCGTCGATTCGCAGAGCGTTGCCGGCGGCTTGGGAATGATCGTGCTGCATGCGCTCGAATCGGCTCGCGCCGGAGCGAGCGTCGACGAGATCGTCGCGACGATCGAGCGCGAGAAGCGCGCGCAGCGGCTTTATGCGATCCTGCCGGATCTTTCGCATTTGGTGCGCAACGGGCGCATCGGCAAAGCCCGCGCGGCGATCGGCACGCTCATGAAGATCGTTCCGGTGCTCTGCCTCAAAGACGGGGCGGTCGCCGCCGAAGCGCAAGTGCGAACGCTCGCGCGCGCTCAAGAGACGATGCTCGATCTCACGATGAAGAACGTCGACGACGTCGCGACCTCGCGATTTCTGGTGATGCACACCAACGCGCCCGACGCTGCCGAGCGCGTTCGGGAGCGTTTGCTCGAACGATTCGGCGGCGCGCAACCGAAGCTGCTCGAAGTGCTCGAGGCCGGGCCGGTCATCGCAACGCACGGTGGTCCCGGCGCCGTCGGTATCTTCTCGGCGCAGGACTAA